Within Styela clava chromosome 8, kaStyClav1.hap1.2, whole genome shotgun sequence, the genomic segment aaaaaggaccCCATATGCAGGATACCCATTATTCGTCTATTTGGATGTCTTTCATAGGCGATATTTTCCTAATACCGACATATCATactattaaatttaaaaaaaagcataAGTTTCCACCAATTATGTTGGAATCTCTCAtttcattaaaacaaaatgttttgTTCGTTTAACTGCATCAATTTCTTCTGCTTTCAACATAACtgaaaaagtattatttttaccTTTTTATGACAACAACAATTGCCGCTACCACGGCACAAAGTACGATTAACGCGATGACCAGGCCTACAATAAGTCCAGTTTTACTCTTTGCCCCTGTACCCGGTGCGTGTGAAGGTTCTAAAAGAGAAAAATGTAGTTTTAGGTAGTTCAAAGAATTCAAGTAAAAATAAACCCTTCAGCATCTATGCATTATACAAATGAAATCAATTGAACTTGGTGTAAAAAAGAGAATTAATGAATTTAGGTTCACAGATATTAAAAATTTGGCATCAAGCTTGACCGAATGCTTATGGATCTGTAATCCGATAGCACTATCATAAGCTTATCTATATACATACTAGACCTGGTATTTGGATGAACGGAAATAATTATTTCTTACCCTTTATTGATTTTGTTGTGCTTTCACCTTTGTTCATGGCTGTAGTTTTCAGATCATCTATTCGTGGAACAGGACTGATTGAAGCTGTCATCGTCGTAGACGACCTCGAAGAAGGTTTTCTTGTAGTTGCTTTCTTTAGCACTGTAGTTGCTTTGACAGTACTAAAAGTTGTGGACAATGCTGATGTGGTCGGTATAGGAGTCGTGTACGCTGCTCTAACCTCTTCGTCACACGATTCAGGCCCAATGACAGCCCATCTTGAATCTTCTTGACATTCatactgaaaaataatataattgtaCGAATTCTGTTCAATCAtgtgttttaaaaaattgtccAAATTGTCTCTTTAATATATTCTCTTTTTAAACACAAAAAGCTGAAAAACTCCAACCAAAGGATTACAACGAAGATGCTTGAATCGTTTTGTAAAATAAGATATAGCTAATTAATAAGAGGCTATACTCACTTGAAAAGCGATTCCTGAAATTTCGGGACATGTTACATTTATTAACGATCCTACTTTATTTCCACACGATGGTTTTCCCAacactgcttcgcttggtgttgatgatttcaataaaatactgtAACAGTTTCGTACTAAAAAGATATTAATGAAGCGTTTAAACCAAGTGGGATGTTATTGAATGCATATTAATCGTGTGTTTTTATCAAGTTCGCAGTGAAAAGTTAGCTAATTTAGTTTTGTTCATTTGGCGTTACGAAAATTATGTTGCATCCACTCAGGCcgaagtgaaaaaacaaaaacatttagaGACCGCCTAAATGTGAAAGATGCAGAAACTATTTAATGAAACGCGTTTAGCGTTGTTTGAATGAAAACTTGAAGTATCTGGGTACAGCGCATTAGTTGGCAGTTGCAATTCTGCAAATTTTCTGGCAGAACATATTTATGCAATGCCAGCCATGGTTATTCGTAACGAGGTAAATTTCAGTATTGCTATCATCCACAAATTGCCGGTTACGACAAGACtttgtttataaaaacaaaattacattcAGTGAGGGCGCTTACCAACCACATTCACTCTGAAAGTGCAAGTCGCTCTATTTCCACTTCCATCCATTGCATTGTATGAAAATGTATAAAAACCTTCTTTCAACTTGACAGGGGGTTCCATATTGTACTGGAAATATGTAGAAAAATGATCATTGcggtcaaaataatatatatactgttttcgaaagaaaaaatttgaaaaatatacttACAAAACTTCTTAATGTGACCGGTTGTCCTGAATTATCGGTGGGGTTGGGAACAGTAAAATTAAGTTCAGCCTCATCGCTGCATTCGTCTGTCTGTATTTTGATATCATCAGGACAGGTGTCTCCAAAATCAGGCGCCTCGTTGTCATCTGAAATTACAGAAATAAGTCAAACAATCACAAACACATACGCACCAACTATGATGTGTATTGAACATCAGAGTAACATCTTGCAACTGAAACGTTACAATTCTTATGGGTCCTGTTTCCCATCGATTTTCGAAACTAGAGAAAAATAGTCCAATGAATGATAGTAtctattttttgtataaaaatactAATTAACGCACCGAAATCGGTTGAGTAATGTCTTGGATAACATAAGTTTGCTAATACGGACTTGAAAACTGAACTTACTTGTTGAAGCCATTTGGACACATGAGTTGTTGGCAGAAATATATTCATAATGATTCTGACACACGCATTTATATGTGACGTCACTGGAAGTATGAACCGGAAGGCAGAGATGAGGACAGTTGGATTCTGCACAAGGACTTTTacctaaaatatttcagattacTATTTAACAGAAAAGTTGTTAACGTAAAACAACCATAAACGACTAAACGAGATTATGACAACTGAATCATAGCAAAACGGTTTGCCATTTACTGCCCCACTGACATTCTAGTGCGCCTACTGCACGAAGATAACATGGTATTTTCAGTAGATGTTGGCATTTCAATAGTCACCCGCCAATGTATGACCTTGCTTTGATCAAATTTGCATAAAAATGTtcggatttaaaaaaaaattacataaatttgtAAGAATGATATttctttttttccaaatttagtTGTCAAATGTTATAAGTTATATAATAGGTAGCTTTGTGCGCCCGGAAATGGGTCAGATGAACGAATACAGTCTCATATATTAACTAATCAAACAAATATCCATCTGAACAAAACTAAAATGCGAAAAACATATATCATGATGAAAATGTTCCTTTACACAATTATTCCAAGTCACCGCGTATAATTGGAAATTTAGATCAATACTTTTTCTGCGCGCACGGCGTACAATGCATTACAATAACGTGACGACAGAATTTTCATTCACAAAGCGGCCAGTCCTTCGTATTAGGATGCGTGTGTGCCAGCCAAAGTGACTTTCGTTCCGTTTTCAGGACAATCAGTCAACTGTGTGGTACACAACACGCAATAAAACAACGTTTTTACCTATCAAAAGTTGCTCTCTTTTCTAAGCTAATAACTGAAACATAACGTTACCAAATTAGAAATAGTATCGTATCACAAACGAAAAAACGGAGCAGCTGTTATGTTATCTGGCACCGCAAAACTAGCTGTTTTAACGTGATTTTAACCCAAAACGACCCGGAGCGTCAGTCCTTACTTGTAATTTACGaaaccaaaaatattaattgcTTTATACCCCATAGGTTTTGAAACTGCTATGACCAACTAGCTGAGGCAATGCGATGATAACAACCGGACTACTACAAGCCGGTAACAACGAATTGAAGATAAACTTACCGTTGTGAAACGTACTGCTGTCATACACATATAAGGCGGAAAGTTGATAAAACATTTGGGGCCCGAACTGACGAACTTCATCTGTTGTTCCTGTATTGTTCTTCGACCTCATCACATCATGAACACTCACACGAACGAGATTTTTGCTTCCCATATCGGATACATAGAGATAATTTTGGTAATATGCTATCCCGGTAGGGAAGGGACGTTTCTgtagaaatgaaaaatttgtattttaccAATTTAAAGATTAAAAACTCGCATAATTATGGGACGAGATAGTGAAAAAAAGACATATGTTCAACAAAACATGTGGAAAGCTAACTATAGTCCACATAAGTTTAGTTTGTTCCATCGCGTGCTAACAAGATTAGCGTAGCGTCAAATATAAGGAATTAAAGAAACGTGACGTAAGTTTCTAAATGTAAATTTTGCAAATGACGTTGCGTCCAATTAggaatttgtatttaaattagATAATTTCCTGAAATACCCTGAATAAGGCAGATTAAGATTATGTCAAGTTGCATCAGAAAGTTTCATATTAGTATGGTAAAGACAAAATTCGATTTATAGTGTCTAAAACATTGGACATAAAACAATCATTTGCTTTTCCAAGTCGAATTATCTTGCTATATTaggtatatattaaaattacacGGAAACGTGATATGAGAAACCTACAATACCGGGCCAGTCAGTGGTTATATCATATACCTCCACGCTCTACTGTACCTTTGTTGACGGCATTTTGTATTTTCCATTGGTTTGGTCGTTCAGATTTAGCCAACCAATGGcattttctttaatttctgtCCAGTAAAGCACATTTCCTGAAATAGAACACGATTAAAAATGGAGTTGGAAATATATATGAGGAACTGTACCCATATAATAGGATGAATGAaaaatgtatgaaatgaatATATGCAGGTGAACGCATTATCACGCACCAACCTCAAGCTTTGTGAGACATTATTGTGATAACACAATCACAAAAAAGTATTTGTGTTTCACTGTGTAGTATTTTAACCTCGTTTTATAATACTTAATACAGCATACCTTCTATGTCGAGGGACAAACCATGAGGTGTCGATTTCGATTGCACTATAACTTTTTTATCACTTCCATCCAACCGCGAGCTTGATATAACCCCGGATTGCAAGCCGGAAAAGGATAACTGCCCCCAATCAGACCAATAAAGGAACCTGAAATATATATCGATTTAAATTTGTACCTAACTTTATACCTAAAGGGATAGTCAGTTCTTTATGCAGGATTTATGAGTGATAAAAGTTAAATTTTCCACTTGTGATGAGATTCTAGCCTGGTTTTTAGCATTCATCCAAACGTTACAGTTGTTCGATTTGTCGGCATGTGCTCACGACGTACGTTACCATACCATACTCGTATACACCCTGTATAACTGATCGAAAGATTAAAGGTTGCATTACAGCCAAGAAATAATAAGTATCATTCGGAGCTATATGCATGTAACATTATGTCGCTAGGTCGGTTTCCATTGGcacaaaatattgtatttttattgtgctcACGTTACATTGACCAAAgaaaaatatctaaataaaaCGCCCATCAAAAAATACTTGTTCACGCCCACCGGAAATAGGAAGTGACATAATTTCTGTTCTTAGTAAGATATCGATCTATAATCATGAACGAGACGATCTAAAATTGCCTTGTCACAACTACTAATTTTGTGAATGAACAGTGACGTGTAATTTCACACACACGTTACTACGAAAAATGTCTGTGTTTTTTAACGTCTCATTTTACACTGAATGAAATTTCATTTGTATCTTCACAAACAGACGTTAGTTTCCCTTCATTTTTCtatatttgttgaaataagAATCGGTAGATCACCCATCTCATAAAACGTAGGGGGGACGAGCAAGCTTGAGACATATCATGAAGCGAAACTAAAGTTTTGCAGGTTCAGACTAACACCCCTAAAACGCCTCTCTCACGCCCATACCAGAAACCAACCCGATGTAGTATGAGCtatcattttatatttagcTACTTCTGTTTCATATTCTTGTCAAATTTAAGAGCATGagcgtttttatttaaaaatacaagTTTATTTATAACATGAAGCATACAGATTGTACAGTTTCTGTTAGTTTTTGGTAAAGTTGTATTCGGAAAATTGAAAAACGCCTCTCAAACGCCCAAAATAATGCCAATTTTCAGGATATGACTCAAAAAATCATGGAATGACATTACATTTTCAGTCCCAAGCCCGCCTACTTCGCATTCCCACACACCCAAGAAACGCCAATAAATTTGTTCTGATACCAAGTAAAAGCATGTTGTTTTATCAATACCATGTGATCTCGAACCACTCGATACTTATCTCCCCAATATGAAATACTATGCATTCCTGATGTCACTTTCTTCAGAAAGTGACATCAAGAATGCATTTGTTATATCCGAAACTAGAAAGTTAttaaaactttgttttattaacaataaTATCTAGATGAAATAGACGAAGATGAGTGTCGTGAGGGCCTGCTTTTGCAGTTAAATGCAAAGCATggcttcgtgtccaataagttaAAATTAGCATTCAGCGTTGAATATTAGTGACAACATCACGCCAAGTTAAATCAAAACGTTCTATCAGATAAAAATTATCTTACGGCCAGACAAGGCCAAATTGGCGTATAGTAAACAAATTGCAGCTAGTATGTCTATCAACAGTGATGAAACAATATTAAACTCTTACCCTCGCTTCGTGTCAATAGTCATAGCCCACACTCTATGTAAATCTTGTACGTGAAGCATATGTGGATACGAACCATCTAGCTTCGATACATACATTGCGTCTCTTTCTGAGTCGACCCAATACATATTTTGAGACTCCACATCAAGCGCAACAGAATACACTAGATTGAAAATTGAGAAAACATTTACATTATTATTGTGCTGTTATTAAAATCGATTAGCAACCAAATAGGTTTTCTCAGAACTAATTTCTGCGAGTGGAGTATACCGTACGGTATACGTTTATCGCCGTGCAGAATATATCACCATATATAACTCGCATAGGAATATTAATATTACAActaattcatcaaaaaaattcatttgcCTCGAAACTTTGAACGAAAAAATGGAGCAAAGTATTTATTATATTCCTGGGATACAATGTAAGTTCCTAGtgaaactaaaataataaaaaaatgataaatataaaatatttaattgctTTAATTTATATAGTCAATCGAAGATTATTACTGTAAACgttttttcttatatatatttgcatatgCCCGATTAAATCATTTAAATATTACCATTGACATTTCGGATACTTGTTCGCGATTTCTCCGATTCCGCCTATTTTGTCTGACTTACAGATTCGAAATACCACGATTTATAAAAAGACTCGATAAAACGACGGATATCTTAATATCAGAAGAAGTAGGGTTTGCAGTAATCCCATTTTAAATCCAACAGTTTTCTGTTTTCAAACCTATTATAACGTTTCAATGAAGTATTTCTACATTGTGGTTTACAAAATTCTCGTATGTTCGGGCTCAGGATATCATATTATACAACCCACCTTGGGACTCATTGACAAGGACCGTCTGGTATCGACCAAATAAATCAGCTCGTGATACAGTTCTTGTTCTCTCGTCGGCCCAGTACACTAACTTGGTATTAGGATCGTAAGCTACAGAAGTAGGCATTCTTAGGTTTTGCACTTCAACTTCCTGTGGTGCTATTGGACTTCCCATATTCAtctataatttcaaaaaaaagaTGGAATACTTTTACCGATACAAAAGTTACATTAAAACATAGTATAGCAAAATGACACCAAACTACCTTAACTACGCACTAGTCTTCAAAAAAGTGGAAAATGACTTCGGTCAGTTGTCGCTGCATAGACTTAAGGAACAAAACGTTGTGCCATAAGTATTGTATAGACTTTGATGCATGGTATCAAATTTTCTTTAATGTAGGCTAATCAgttttcgaatttttatttcataccCGTTTAAATGCATAATTTCCAATTCTACCTACAATTGTAATGTGATTGAAATTATGCATTGGAACATCAGGTCGTTGCAATAACATATGATGATGTcctttataatataataatgtGGACCAATCTGAAATTTAGTAAAGTAATTTCCAACCTGGtatatttttgaatgttttccATCCAACATAAgcacaaaattatcaaaaatcatGCTGGCACGACAACTTCTACCATCAGATTGTATTCTGAATCCTGTCCTGCATTCACACGAATATTGGTTTATTCCGTATCTGGCGACACAAATGTGCTGACATGGACTTTTTGTACATTCGTCTGTAATATAGATATAATGCAAGAGATAGTAAATAACATCGAATGTTACATATTGGCTTAAGTAGAAACACAAAAAGCAATAATACATCGTTACAATTAGTATTCAGTcctatgaaaaaattgaaaagaattATCCATCATACGAGTTTTATCTTCTTCCGAAAAGGGTTGTTCATATTTGCTGAAAACTGTGACTCCTCTGGGTATTTGCGAATAGTCAAAATCATATGATTGTACGATCTCGTTTGTATTTTTGTCGATAAGAAACATCGATTTGCGTAGATCGTCAGTTACGTACAAATTATTCTGCAAGAAAAGAGTCCATTTTTGTATACTTTAATAAGAAATGATAGAACAAAAAAATCAGATGCTCAAAGTTTTTCCATTTCTTACTTTGTAAGATGCCAAGCCAAAAAAGTATGATGAATTTGTGGAATAAACTTCATGAATGGTTTCAATATCACGCCTTGTTTTTAACCCGAAATATCTGATGCGACTTATTCCTCCTCTTTCTTTTAGGCGCTCTGTCCAGTAAAATCTAAAAAATCAATTGTAGATTCATAAGTTAAAGATCAGAGCAAGTCCATTGCACTAAAATTCGAACGCAATCTTGATGGTAAATTTGATGGAAAATTATTAACCTGCACCTAAAATGACTACGGGAATTCATTTTGAAGTAATTAGAAAAATCtcattttatcaaattcaataaTAGCCATAAAAATCTTATTCCGTTATTACAAATTTAATATGAGATATTGTTGCATCAGATTTACAAGTTGTGAGAAAATAGTTGTTCATGTCATTTTCAGGAAAGCCCAGGCACGTTTTAACGTACACTTTAGACTACGTTGTATTTAGGCCAAGATAAATGGTttctatttttaacaaaaaaaattttgtgtaaCAAGAAACTATGCATAAAGACGGAGTGCATTGGCTCCATTTATAATTAGTAAGCGATGTAAAAGCAATAAAATATGCAAGCTAAATGCGAACCACATGTACATAATTTAACGTCGAATCGGAGATATGAAATATTTCTATGAGACTAAACTCAATTGTAAAATTCGgtgaatatagatttatttatatatatattgataatgaATGATACATCAAATTCCAACAAAGTTATAATTtcagaagaaataaattataagtaaattataatttattccGCACAGACTGCTATGCTTACCTATGATTGACAAAGTCAATGGCAACATCGCTAATAGTTTGTACTTCAGGAAAGGTATGTAAAAGTTGATGTGAATATCCTTCTAAACTACTCCTCCATATACGGCAGTCGTCTTCACGCTTTTCGGTCCAATAAATATACCTAGAAAAATGTATTACTTTAAAAATTGATTGGTAATTAATTAAATACGTTTTGTATCAtcatttgtgataaaaaaaagttaatcACGGTGAAGTATAAACAATATGGAATCGCCAATCTGGTAATTAAATATTGAGCTAGCTTAATTTTTCTGAGATTTCTAACTAATTTCGTTTATTTCTTGGCTTTAATCTCATTCAACTTGGAGAGCAATTTATGCAGCAATATGATTGAAAAGTTTCTGTCATTCAGCTCATTATTGCCGCATACTAATATAAACCACGACTCAAATCACCAGGATGAGAAGAACCAACAGGCTGTTGTTTTAACCTTACCTATCAGGCGGGTCAACCGCCACTTTAGCCGGTATTTCGCTGTCTATCGAAAACAAATTTCTGTAGTGGCTGAAGTTTCGATTTGCCACCATTAtccatttgaaatttgaatcagTCCAGTAAACATTTCCTGATACCCAATCTACTGAAAGGCTGTCGATTCCCCAAGCCATTCCTTGGAAAACCTTCTTGTGTTCTTTCGTCTGAAATTATTCGCGATGTACATATAGATTAATGTTATTTCGCGGTTGGATGGCTGATTCTACATGACAACACATCGTCTGAGATACAGATGGACCATTAGCTGATAGTTGGGAAGAAACACAAATCACGACCATCTTACATTGTTAATGAAGTGATTAATAAAGCAAAATCTTTCGATTTTGAATGATGCTGAATTTCGCGTTTAGTGAGTACTGCGTTGTGTTATCTTCATTTGTGCTGCAAAACTTTAATTGTAGATGTCGGTGCTAATGGCATGCTAAACAGCACGTGACTTCAGTTTGCATTTATTGACTACATTACTACGCTTTAATATCTTCCTATTAGAGCGTATGTCTGTCATAGTACAATCGTGGGCTTTCATTGACCTTACCGGAAACTGGATCAATATGGCTGGCATAACACGTCATATGGAGAACACGGCAATGCGTAATCACACTACGTTCAGGAGAAACTTTCCTACATTTTCTAGAGGCGTTTACAATTTTGTACAAATAGTTTGATGTCGAAAAAATACATCATCCTTATTGAAAGCATACTTCTACATTCTCACCTTTAGGTCATAAACACCGATGAAATTTCCAGCATGGTCACTGTAGTAGAGTCTCTTTGCATGATAATCTGCGGCTATAGCCCATATTTCACCATTCCAGAGACtttgaaaaagtaattttttgttGAGCTCTGTGCTGTCGTTCGAATTTTGATTCGGATCGGTGAAATAGGCATAAGTCTGAGTAAAATAAGTTCAATGTTAATGTTAACGTATATCTATAGAACGCAAAATATTCCTAATTCATATTcctaatattcaaaaaacattcGATAAAGGGGTTTGAAAAGCTACATTAAAAGATCAATTATGAAATGTTACCATTTCGAATGGACTATAAACGGGAAAAGATAGATACAATATATGAAGCGAAAGTGGTTTAATTGGGTTGTTATTGAAACAACattataaataacaaaaaatacctTGTGCAAAAAGAATATTCGCCTTTTCATTGCCCAAAATATTAAATCACGATCGAAATCTTCAGAGGTGTCATTCTGAACAGAAAAATAACATTGCGATATGTGATAAGAGAAGTGAAAATTGATCAATTAACTAGTTATTCTACACGTGACACGGCAAGATTTAAAGGCTAGTCAAGATTTAAAATGGGAGGAACCCGCCATATTTAACAAAAGACACAAAGATGAACCTTTCCATATGAGGGAGTGTAACAGAAATAGATATTATAGAAAGATTTATATTATGATATACTAACAATAACGCCAATCCACCCAAAGTGGTAGCATGACTAAACATACGTCTATAAATTTGTCCTTGTTAGGATTTGTTTGATCTAATTAGTCTATTATAAACATACTCACATTTGCTTCAGCTGATTCAAAAATCGCACCTGTGGTAAAGGAAcataaattttcattaaaatatggCGTCACTTATATTCAATCGAGTAAGATTGACTGGCTGCAGATATTTTTCGTGTTCGGTTTCTGAGGCGAACTTTTTACAAAATAGTTACatgatgaatataaatatatatacacgaTGGATCAATTAACATAATGTTGAAAATTTAATGGAATCTTGCCTGGCCCTTTGTAACCCTTTCCAACTTGACCCAGGACAACCTTCGAtggtatttattgaaatatttctatGAAAAATTTTTGTGTTGATAGAGAATCATGAAATTAAAACTCACCAATAAAGAAAAGTAACACAGCGGAAGCAATGTACCAGCGAAAACTTGCCACCATTCTGGTCTGCAATATCTTGCAAGTTGTTATTTGAGTCTTTAAAACTTTACTGTGATATATCTAGCCTAGTTTTGATCGAATATTCGAACTAACTTGTCCTAGAATTAAATGCGTGAAGTAGCAAATAGGTATATCTAAATTCcaacaattacaaaattagATATTGCTAACCTGATCATTTTTATAAGTCAAATAACTATCCTACCAACTATCTTGTACTACAAATACCTCTACTATCTGTACTAACGCTGCCGAGTATGCATTTGTGACTTATGACAAAAAGTCATTATGTCCTTTATAAATATAGTCtaatttatgacgtcacagtcgaTGAATGAAATCGCCTGGGCCAACAGCGACGCTATCATTCTTACTGGACACGCCCTCTGTCCACCCTAGTCTGCAACTTTATTGACCAGCACATAATTTGAACTGTATAAAGTTTGTTGATCAATAAGAATGTGAAT encodes:
- the LOC120346322 gene encoding low-density lipoprotein receptor-related protein 1B-like, coding for MVASFRWYIASAVLLFFIGAIFESAEANNDTSEDFDRDLIFWAMKRRIFFLHKTYAYFTDPNQNSNDSTELNKKLLFQSLWNGEIWAIAADYHAKRLYYSDHAGNFIGVYDLKTKEHKKVFQGMAWGIDSLSVDWVSGNVYWTDSNFKWIMVANRNFSHYRNLFSIDSEIPAKVAVDPPDRYIYWTEKREDDCRIWRSSLEGYSHQLLHTFPEVQTISDVAIDFVNHRFYWTERLKERGGISRIRYFGLKTRRDIETIHEVYSTNSSYFFGLASYKNNLYVTDDLRKSMFLIDKNTNEIVQSYDFDYSQIPRGVTVFSKYEQPFSEEDKTHECTKSPCQHICVARYGINQYSCECRTGFRIQSDGRSCRASMIFDNFVLMLDGKHSKIYQMNMGSPIAPQEVEVQNLRMPTSVAYDPNTKLVYWADERTRTVSRADLFGRYQTVLVNESQVYSVALDVESQNMYWVDSERDAMYVSKLDGSYPHMLHVQDLHRVWAMTIDTKRGFLYWSDWGQLSFSGLQSGVISSSRLDGSDKKVIVQSKSTPHGLSLDIEGNVLYWTEIKENAIGWLNLNDQTNGKYKMPSTKKRPFPTGIAYYQNYLYVSDMGSKNLVRVSVHDVMRSKNNTGTTDEVRQFGPQMFYQLSALYVYDSSTFHNGKSPCAESNCPHLCLPVHTSSDVTYKCVCQNHYEYISANNSCVQMASTNDNEAPDFGDTCPDDIKIQTDECSDEAELNFTVPNPTDNSGQPVTLRSFYNMEPPVKLKEGFYTFSYNAMDGSGNRATCTFRVNVVVRNCYSILLKSSTPSEAVLGKPSCGNKVGSLINVTCPEISGIAFQYECQEDSRWAVIGPESCDEEVRAAYTTPIPTTSALSTTFSTVKATTVLKKATTRKPSSRSSTTMTASISPVPRIDDLKTTAMNKGESTTKSIKEPSHAPGTGAKSKTGLIVGLVIALIVLCAVVAAIVVVIKRRKGKGFIPGTNWDRNADRVQLTGASTESGIYLGDTPQELPVFSPASDKLIL